A DNA window from Niabella yanshanensis contains the following coding sequences:
- the rpsK gene encoding 30S ribosomal protein S11, which produces MAKAQLSAKAAAKKRIVKVDAFGDAHISATFNNIIISLTNKTGQVISWSSAGKMGFRGSKKNTPYAAQMAAADAAKVALDAGLKRVDVYVKGPGSGREGAIRSLSQSGIEIVTIKDVTPLPHNGCRPPKKRRV; this is translated from the coding sequence ATGGCAAAAGCACAATTAAGCGCGAAAGCCGCCGCAAAGAAAAGGATCGTAAAAGTAGATGCCTTCGGCGATGCGCACATTTCCGCAACATTCAACAACATCATCATCAGCCTTACCAACAAAACAGGCCAGGTTATTTCCTGGAGCAGTGCCGGTAAAATGGGCTTCCGCGGTTCTAAAAAGAACACTCCCTACGCGGCTCAGATGGCTGCTGCAGACGCTGCGAAAGTAGCTTTGGATGCAGGTTTGAAAAGAGTTGACGTTTACGTTAAAGGACCCGGTTCTGGTAGAGAAGGTGCTATCCGTTCTTTATCTCAGTCTGGTATCGAGATCGTTACTATTAAAGACGTAACGCCGCTTCCACACAACGGATGTCGTCCTCCAAAGAAAAGAAGAGTTTAA